TTCTTAGCAAAAGGATAACGTTATTGTCTTTATGCTTACCTTTGAAAGATTTGTAAAGCCAAACATCAGTCAGTAAAGATTCAGTTTCAATATGTCTCAGCTTCAGGAAAAAATAAAAACGCTTGCCAAGGAACAGTCAGCAGATATCATTGCCCATCGCCGTCACCTTCATAGTAATCCCGAATTGTCATTTGAAGAATTTAAAACGGCAAAATATGTAGCTGCTGAACTGACGGCCATTGGGTTACAACCGGAAGAAGGTGTTGCCGGAACGGGTGTAGTAGCGATTATTGAAGGACGGAATCCTGAAAAAAGAGTGGTGGGCCTGCGGGCTGACATGGACGCGCTACCTATTTTGGAAGCCAATGACGTACCTTACAAATCAACCGTTCCGGGCGTCATGCATGCCTGCGGACACGACGTGCATACGTCGTCATTGCTCGGTACCGCTCGTATTTTGAACAACCTGAAAGAAGAGTTTGAAGGGACCATTAAACTGGTTTTTCAGCCTGCTGAGGAGAAAGCACCGGGCGGAGCTTCATTAATGATCAAGGAAGGTGTTCTGGAAAATCCTAAGCCAGCCAGTATGGTAGGACAGCACGTTGCTCCTAATATTCCTGTTGGCAAGATCGGTTTTCGTGAGGGAATGTACATGGCCAGTACGGATGAATTATATCTTACGGTTAAGGGAAAAGGTGGCCATGCCGCG
The genomic region above belongs to Dyadobacter pollutisoli and contains:
- a CDS encoding M20 metallopeptidase family protein, translating into MSQLQEKIKTLAKEQSADIIAHRRHLHSNPELSFEEFKTAKYVAAELTAIGLQPEEGVAGTGVVAIIEGRNPEKRVVGLRADMDALPILEANDVPYKSTVPGVMHACGHDVHTSSLLGTARILNNLKEEFEGTIKLVFQPAEEKAPGGASLMIKEGVLENPKPASMVGQHVAPNIPVGKIGFREGMYMASTDELYLTVKGKGGHAAAPHQLVDPVLMASHIIVALQQIISRNRNPANPAVLSFGRFIADGVTNVIPNEVTIQGTWRCMDEEWREDGLKRMKKMAENIAEAMGGSCVFEIVKGYPFLKNHPELTRRVRTAATGYMGAENVIDLDLWMAGEDFAFYSQVVDSCFYRLGTRNEEKGIISGVHTPTFDIDESALEISTGLMSWLAISELGV